A genomic window from Quercus lobata isolate SW786 chromosome 10, ValleyOak3.0 Primary Assembly, whole genome shotgun sequence includes:
- the LOC115965901 gene encoding cysteine-rich receptor-like protein kinase 42 isoform X2 → MKREREKEGDKHPFALFLTNTRTYETEETEHQTEHQMVFLIFFIFLFFFDVSLSDPQASLVGEFCGSIKLESSPNFIPNFISSMEEVSRKINDEHWGANAVLSTKPEIFTYAQCYGFLSRKDCLSCYSESRTRLPKCLPSNSARIYLDGCFFRYDTYNFFKESLNEKHDYVKCSLPTNVSKDVYIGKEFQEKVFKVIENVTDLAVLNKGFALSGERGGLEAVYAMAQCWMTVDTKSCKECLLDARNKLRKCAPATDGRVMNSGCYLRYSTEKFFADSAGDEDETGSSKIGIIIASILSAIALSMFALFGALLGYKRISQKKKAQNNLNGVSVPVRESSLNFKYEILEKATNGFDSSRKLGQGGAGSVFKGTLPDGRIVAVKRLMFNTRQWVDEFFNEVNLISGIQHKNVVKLLGCSIEGPESLLVYEYVPNRSLDQILFVKDTFLILNWQQRFDIIIGTAEGLAYLHGGCGVKIIHRDIKSSNILLDENLTPKIADFGLAKCVGPDQSHISTGIAGTLGYMAPEYLVRGQLTEKADVYAFGVLVLEVVCGRKNSIFTQRSSSVLQSVSAHDMVFIVLPSGLEKLQGKQNS, encoded by the exons AtgaaaagagagagggaaaaagaagGAGATAAACATCCATTTGCTCTGTTTCTTACCAATACTAGAACATatgaaacagaagaaacagagCATCAAACAGAGCACCAAATGGTGttcctcattttcttcatcttcctcttcttcttcgaTGTCTCCCTCTCTGACCCTCAAGCCTCTTTAGTCGGCGAATTTTGTGGTTCCATAAAGCTGGAATCCAGCCCAAACTTCATTCCTAATTTCATATCTTCAATGGAAGAAGTATCTAGAAAAATTAATGATGAGCATTGGGGAGCCAATGCTGTGCTTTCGACAAAGCCTGAGATCTTCACATATGCTCAATGCTATGGTTTCCTCTCACGCAAGGATTGCTTATCCTGCTACTCTGAGTCCAGGACAAGGCTTCCTAAATGCCTTCCTTCAAATTCGGCTCGCATTTATCTTGATGGTTGTTTCTTTCGTTACGATACCTATAACTTCTTCAAAGAGTCCCTCAATGAAAAGCATGACTACGTGAAGTGTAGCCTGCCCACAAATGTTAGCAAAGATGTGTACATTGGAAAGGAGTTTCAAGAAAAAGTGTTTAAAGTTATTGAAAATGTGACTGACTTGGCAGTGTTGAACAAAGGTTTTGCATTGTCAGGGGAAAGAGGAGGTCTGGAGGCTGTTTATGCAATGGCGCAGTGTTGGATGACAGTGGATACTAAAAGTTGCAAAGAATGCTTGTTAGATGCACggaataaattgagaaaatgtgCTCCGGCCACAGATGGCAGGGTTATGAATAGCGGTTGTTATTTGAGGTATTCTACAGAGAAATTCTTTGCTGATAGCGCTGGGGACGAGGATGAAACTG GGTCATCTAAAATTGGGATCATCATAGCAAGCATTTTATCAGCTATTGCCTTATCTATGTTTGCTCTTTTTGGTGCTCTTTTAGGCTATAAGAGAATATCACAGAAGAAAAAAG CACAAAACAATCTCAATGGGGTTTCAGTTCCCGTGAGAGAGTCTAGTTTGAATTTCAAGTATGAAATACTTGAGAAGGCCACAAATGGTTTTGACTCCTCAAGGAAATTAGGCCAAGGTGGAGCTGGTTCTGTGTTTAAGGGGACTCTCCCTGATGGAAGAATTGTCGCAGTTAAAAGATTGATGTTCAATACGCGGCAATGGGTGGATGAGTTCTTCAATGAGGTGAACTTGATCAGTGGTATTCAGCATAAGAACGTTGTTAAGCTTTTGGGTTGCAGCATTGAGGGCCCCGAAAGCCTTCTAGTTTATGAATATGTACCTAACAGAAGCCTTGATCAAATCCTTTTCG TTAAGGACACTTTCCTCATTCTAAATTGGCAGCAGCGGTTTGATATCATAATTGGAACAGCAGAAGGCCTTGCATATCTTCATGGAGGTTGTGGAGTGAAAATAATCCACAGAGACATAAAAAGCAGTAACATTCTCCTTGATGAGAATCTTACTCCAAAGATTGCTGATTTTGGACTTGCTAAATGTGTTGGTCCAGATCAGTCTCATATTAGTACAGGAATAGCAGGAACACT GGGATATATGGCTCCTGAATATCTTGTTCGAGGACAGCTAACCGAGAAGGCAGATGTTTATGCTTTTGGAGTGCTGGTTCTTGAGGTTGTATGCGGTAGGAAGAACAGTATTTTCACACAAAGATCAAGCTCGGTTTTGCAATCT GTCTCAGCACATGACATGGTTTTCATCGTGCTGCCATCAGGTTTGGAAAAATTACAAGGCAAACAAAATTCTTGA
- the LOC115965699 gene encoding homeobox protein knotted-1-like 6 has product MDELYGLHSNATDYSVQGSMDNYLVNNNYTNNYQSFQTPVAGLADRVQVFGPERLLSGSSSSAVSDAASMVAEIQRGGGGGGRTSSDEEASGAIRAKISSHPLYPKLLQAYIDCQKVGAPPEIADVLDEIQRESDLCKRTVAVSTRFGSDPELDQFMETYCDILSKYKSDLKRPFDEATSFLNNIETQLNTLCNNGASRTCVSDEVDGSSDEDVSGGEIEALECQRSNEDRELKDKLLRKYSGYIGSLKQEFSKKKKKGKLPKEARQILLEWWNVHYKWPYPTEADKVSLADLTGLDQKQINNWFINQRKRHWKPSENMQFAVMDSLYGPIFMND; this is encoded by the exons ATGGATGAACTGTACGGCCTCCATTCCAACGCCACCGACTACTCGGTGCAAGGTTCAATGGATAATTATTTAGTGAACAACAATTATACTAACAACTACCAGTCCTTTCAGACTCCGGTTGCCGGTTTAGCTGACCGGGTGCAAGTTTTTGGGCCGGAACGTTTGTTGTCCGGCTCATCATCTTCTGCTGTATCTGATGCTGCTTCAATGGTGGCCGAGATTcaaagaggaggaggaggaggaggaagaactAGCTCGGATGAAGAGGCTTCTGGTGCAATCAGAGCCAAAATCTCTTCCCATCCTCTCTACCCTAAACTCCTCCAAGCTTACATCGATTGCCAAAAG GTCGGAGCACCGCCGGAGATAGCTGACGTTTTGGATGAAATTCAAAGAGAAAGTGACCTTTGTAAGAGAACAGTTGCCGTTTCTACTCGCTTTGGTTCTGATCCAGAGCTTGACCAATTCATG gaAACTTACTGTGATATATTGTCCAAGTACAAATCGGATCTCAAAAGGCCTTTCGATGAAGCCACTTCGTTCCTGAACAACATTGAAACCCAACTCAACACTCTCTGCAATAATGGTGCTTCCAGAACCTGTGTTTCtg ATGAAGTAGATGGATCATCTGATGAAGATGTCAGTGGTGGAGAGATTGAGGCGCTGGAGTGCCAGCGTTCAAATGAGGATCGTGAACTGAAGGACAAACTCTTGCGGAAATATAGCGGTTATATCGGTAGCCTGAAGCAAGAATTTtcgaaaaagaagaagaagggcaAGCTACCCAAAGAAGCAAGGCAGATCCTGCTCGAGTGGTGGAATGTTCATTACAAATGGCCATACCCAACG GAAGCAGACAAGGTTTCCCTTGCTGATTTAACGGGGCTAGATCAGAAACAAATAAATAACTGGTTTATAAATCAAAGGAAGCGTCACTGGAAACCATCAGAGAACATGCAATTTGCTGTTATGGATAGTCTCTATGGACCAATTTTCATGAATGACTAA